The genomic region TCAGATCTCGGTGAACGATGCAATTGGCATGAAGGAAATCTAGGCCTCTTAGAAACTGGCGCATCAGATCCTAGTTTCAAAGGGGAGGTACAGATGCACTGGAAACTAGGCACCATACCTGAAATCCCAGAAGGTTCTACTACAAAGGTCCCAATCCACCTCTCAATGTCTACCAACCCCACTCACCTTGATGGTTTCGGCTGGCAAGCCTGGTGGGGGTGCCTTGTCCAGATACGTCCTTAGGTCCTGGTCTACATGCTCAAACACCAGGGTTACCTTGATCTCCCGGTCAGTTCGGGATGTGGCACAGACGTCCATCAGCCTGACCAGAGTAAATGCTCACTTTTCAATCCCCTTTAACCCAACATGGCCTCTCATTATTTCCTCAGGGTCCCCACTTCTTTACAGATCATCACACCCCACCTATAGGCTGTATTTTCCCTTTACTCCCCACGCCCAACCCTCCACCACCTTCTCACCGGACAACATTGGGATGCTCAAAAGCCTCCAGTCGCCTCAGTAAAGCCACCTCACGAACTGTGCTGATGGGAAggcctcctccagctcctcctccatTGGGGACTCTCACACTCTTGAGGGCCACAAAGTGGCCACTGTGGGGATCACGGGCCTTGTACACTGTCCCATAGGCACCGACACCAATTTCAGCCACTGGCTCATATCGAGAGGTAGCCATTCTCAGATCAAGGGAGACCCTACAATCACAGACTCCTATCACCAAAAGTCCCTTACAGAGTTAGGATGGTATGAGCTTGCAGCAACAAAGGGACTccccaaaaaaatcacaaagaacaaCACCAGCATCCCATCCCCCGCTCCCAGTCTTCCTTGGGGCCGGCCCCAGAGGTAACACAATGACTCAATACCAACCCCTCCAGCCACGTGAGGCCCTGCAATAAAAAACGCTTTTTCCTTTGGGACAATCGCGCCCCGCACAAAGATCACACATGACACATGCCTTGCATCGAAGATCCTACACCTCAGTCCCTAAAATTATACCTTCCCATGACCACAAAGGCCCCACTTCCCGCCCTTGAGCGACCCTTCCATAACCAGCTCGCGAAACGAACGCATGGAAAGCTGTGAGGGGGGCGGGCACTGGTTCTCATTCCTGGGAAGGGACTGCACTTACCTCACGCCAGGCCGGGGTGCTGCGGGGGCGGCCCGTTATCGGGGCCCCGGAGCCGGTTCCTACGGCCCCATACACCTGAGCTCGGTCCGGAGCAGCTGGACGCAGAGGGCCCGACCATAGACACAGGCCGCAAGCTAGAGAggccccctcacccccaccctcaccatGTGACCAGCTGCCAAAGAGGCGCGCGGAAACTGGGAGGGCGGGGCGAACGCCGGACGTTCTGGGCACGTGACCGCCACCCATGTGCTGAGGGGCGGCCAGGAGCCGCTTCGACTGGGAGGAGGGCGAAGAGTGTAAGGGGGCGGAGGGGCAATGGCAGCCACGTGATCTGTTGCTATCACACGTGACCGCTTGACATCGCTCTGAGGAGCAGAGGTGTGGTTACGCGGCGGGCACGTGACTGGCTGCCACAACCCCCGCTGCGGCGGGGGGAGTGGTGAGGGGGACAAGAGAGGGTGGAGCCCGAGGCGGTGCCATGGCAACCTAGGCCACCCAGAGCCCAACTCCGGGCTGAAGGATTGTCTCACTACCGGTCTGAAGGCTGAACTCGTCTCACTACCGGTCTTTCAGCCTGTCTACATTGGGGAGCGGATGGGAGTTGGGGTACCAGAGGTGATACTGTCACCTTTTCACTCCACCATGAGAAAACATACTCTCATTTGTGTCCttgtttcattcattaattctaCAACATTTTACTAGTGCTTGCTTCCAGTGTGTAtgtgggtttttattttgtttttcgtGTCTGTCACTGGCCCTTTAAAGTAGTGGTACGACTATCTATAAAGATGTAGCCAACAATGGGGTCTTCTAAAATAGGGAGTAAACAATGCCCATTTGAAGGCAAAACTACGATTAAAGGATGACGGAAGGCAGATTAATACAGTAATCCAACAGGCTCAGTGACAAGGTAATCCTCTCACTTTTCCAACTTCCAAACCTCCCTGGGAGTGTTAATGCAAAGACCTGAGGCCATCTGGCAGAGAAGTTATTGATGAGCAGGAGACAGGAATACTTgacctttaagtttttttttttttttttccagtaggaaGGTTCTATGATTATGtgatatttgtatgtgtgtatatatacttctatgtatatatgtatgtatatgatatTATTTATCACATGTCATATATAAGATGGATACAGGATTGCACATGTGCAAGAAAGTTACCACCACACCCCCTGCACCCTCCAGACCACCACAATGAATGACAATGACATGTCCCCTTCTGCAAACCTTGTGACTGCTCATTTGGAGTCATTGTGCTTCCCTCTTTTTCCCTAGTGCCGCTTTCTTGGCACTTAGCACTGTCCAGAACACACTTGTTCCCAAATGGCCTCTGCCCAGACACCTAGGTAGACACAAGTAGATTTCTCctactttctttgttttattgGCTCCAAGGTCTTTATCTCCCAGCCCTTTGTGGGTATGGGAGTAAAGGAGGAAAGCGGTTAGTGTCTCATTTGTGAGAATTTGTCTAAAATCTAAAGCCATTTTATTACCCTATTTGCCACTCCTTCCACTCTAACTTCTGTTTTCCTTAACCATCTGGCGAGAATATAAGAGTTCAAACTAGAAGATGAATATAAACCATGATTTAGAACAAAATGGAATACATATTAATACAGATGCCTCCTCTTTCCATCCTGATACTTGTAGCCTGGTCCCCTCCTGGCAAGGGCAGCTGGAACACTAGTAAGAAAAACCTCAAGGACTGAACTGACCAAAGGGCTCAAGAGGTGAATGTTTTATTGGCTACCTTGCTAGGGGTGGGTGCTTTGTAAGCCTTCTGGAAGGCTAAGATAAGTGTCTGTGAGTTTTTCAAACTCCCTTCCCACATCAGCAttccccacttcagcctcacctTCCACATAAGACCTTCACAGCTTACTGTCTTTGCAACAGAAGAAGTAGTCTCTGTCTGCTTGGGTCCCAGCCCCTTTTTCTGATTCATTCATTAGTCCATCCAAAACATTTGAATACTTCATGGGAACATTACTGTCTCTCCATCACTTTCTATTGAGGAATCTTAATTTGGCAGTCTGTCCCAGGCTCTGTCCCCTCCCTTCTTGTGTTAATTACTCTTTCACTAATTAAATTTTTTCCCAGTGTGTTTGACCCAATGAGCTCCCCTGGAATCCCTTTTCCCTCAGCTTTgcaaaggggaggagagggagaatgTAAGtgtaaggcagaaaaaaatgtgatgGGGGTAGAACTTGTTCTCAGAGTGAAGGCGCCATAAAAGCAAAGGGGTAAGTGTGTGTATTGTTCACTTCAATGTAGTGGAGGTGAGGGCAGGAGAGTACCAGGAAAGACACTCCCATCCCTTTAGAACGCCTACCTCCCCTGCTCCCTCACCTCCCTCACACATTACAATCACAGGCTTCTGTTTCTCAGACAatccgattccattccttacaCACCTCTCTTTCCCAGTCCCCATGGAGCACACTTTTCAGCCTTTTGGGTAAAGTGTATATTGCTTGAGTCCCACCCCTGCCCATGTACCTCCTTCACACCTCCGACCCTTGCACAGCTCTTTCTTTGCACATTCCCATTTTGCACAAGCCTCTCCCTCCCTGGTACACCTGCGTCATTTGACCACTCACCTTCCATGCTCACCCGCTCATCCCCCACTCCCAGACACACAGCTAGTCAACTCGTGTGCACACTCCCCTTCCTTGGCCACTCCCCTTCCTCCACCCTCCTCGGGCTCCCACACTTGCCCCCGCCCCTGGGGACACCTGCTCGTGCAGGGCAGGGCGGGGATGCGCAGCCGCggccccttctcctctccccctccccgccccacccctccctccatccttcacCCGCTCCCCGGCGCCcgccccgcccgccccgcccgcccGCCACTCCGGGGGGgtctccgccgccgccgccgccggaaGGAGCCGCCATTTGCCACTGCCGAGCGCTCGGGCCGAGCCAAGCCTGATCCCGGAGCCGGAGGGAGACTGGAACCGAGAGAACGGCGATGGGGGGCGGCCCCGCCGCAGGAGGACCCGGGCGCGTAACCCCGGGGGCCCGGCCCGCTCCGGACCCAGACCCGCGGGGTGCGGCACCCTGagcccccctccccgccccctgcCCTGGCCATGGCCGCCCACCCCGCCGCCCCCGGGCCGCCAGCCCGCTCGGTCCCGCAAGCACCGGAGCCCCGGCGGTGGCAGCAGTGAACGGCTGTCGCAGGCCCCGAAGACCCCGGCCCGGCTCGGCTCTGTAGAGCGCGCCCCCTTCCTGGCCttgtcctctcccctccccccgccGCTAGCGAGCCCCCCTTGCACGCCGCCCCCCGCCCCCGGTGTCCGGACGATGCTCAAGTCTCGGCTCCGCATGTTTCTGAACGAGCTGAAGCTGCTGGTGCTGACAGGCGGGGGGCGGCCCCGGGCCGAGCCGCAGCCCCGGGGGGGCGGGGGAGGCGGCTGCGGCTGGGCGCCCTTTGCTGGCTGCTCCACCCGGGACGGCGACGGCGACGAGGAGGAGTACTACGGGTCGGAGCCGCGGGCCCGGGGCCTGGCCGGCGACAAGGAGACGCGGGCCGGACCCCTGCCGCCGCCCGCGCCGCCGCTGCCGCCCCCGGGCGCGCTGGACGCCCTGTCGCTCAGCAGCAGCCTGGACAGCGGACTCCGAACCCCTCAGTGCCGGATCTGCTTCCAGGGCCCGGAGCAGGTCAGGCCTGGGCACCTGGCTGGGCGCGGAGGGTGGGGGCGCGCACCTCGGGTGTCAGCGGAGACCGCGAGCAGGGGCGGCGCCTAAGGAGGCTGGGCGGGCCCCAGGACCCAGAGTGGGAATGGAGTGAGGCCGAGGGGCTGGCAGGGGACTCCTGGAGCGCTTGTTTGTGTTGGAGGGTCAAGGGTCCTCAGGAAGGGGTGGGGCTTTCTCCCCGGAGAGCGCAAAATCCCTCTCACCCATTAACAGGGACTGCTGTTCTCTCCTATTTCCCTCGCCCCAGGGTCTCCGTAAGCTAAGGGGACCTGTTCTCTTGCAGGTGGGCAGAAAGGAGAGTGCTTCTGTGGCCCCCTTGAAGGGAGGGGCCCAGCCAGCGCCCTTGCGTAGCTCAGTATTTCTCCCCGTGGGGCACTTTTTTTCACTTCCCATTCTGCAACTTTCTATCTCATTCTAAAGAGTattctttgttaaaattttatgGGCAAAGTTGTCCCAGAATAGTGCCAGGGGGTGTCTCTGTGTAGTGAGAATTGATTCCTTGATTAAAGGGAAACACCCTTCACTCCCACCTCCGCGATTTCTCCCCTTTTTAATACGTGGAAACCGAGGACCATAACCCATCCCAGTTTGCACCAGATCTGTGAAGTAACTTTACAAtgatggggtgggggaaggaaagCATGGCTCAGAAGCTCTAACACTCCCCTCCCTCCAGATCCTAAGAGGAAgcctttcttttgagaagtcttaAAGACTACCCATCCCAAATTCTAGGAAAAGAAGACCCAGTCCTTCCCCCCTCTAATCCCCCCATCCCTTTCCATCCCTCATCTCTTTGGTATGGGAAGTTTCCCTTGATCTCCAAGGGAAACTTCTTTTCTGTTGCAGCCTTACTTAGCCTCTTGCCCTGTCTTGGGTGAAAGGCCTGAGTTATTTAAGGTGGGAAAGTGACCTGAAGAGGAGGTTTCCCTGTCGGGGAGCGCGGCTGAGTGGGGTCGGGGTGGTGATGGCTGACAGGGCCCCTCCTCACTCTTCCTCCAGGGGGAGCTCTTGAGCCCCTGCCGCTGCGACGGCTCAGTGCGCTGCACGCATCAGCCCTGCCTCATCCGCTGGATCAGCGAGAGGGGCTCCTGGAGCTGCGAGCTCTGCTACTTCAAGTACCAGGTCCTGGCGATTAGCACCAAGAACCCACTGCAGGTGAGGTGCAAGGAGAGGACTCGGAGATTGGGCGAGGACCTTTTAGCTATTGGAATCAGGGACCCTCCAGGAGgcctatttcatttattattttcccaAAGCCACCCTTCCCCGCCAATTACCACAGTCTCCTGTGTGTCTGTATATCCTTCCTAAGCCCTTAATTTATTCACAGAGATATTTATTGGGTGCCACTTATATTCCAGGCACTCTTCTAGGCACTGGGACAATCACCACTCCTCAcccgccacaaaaaaaaaaaaaaaagaaaagaaaaaaaaatgctgggcgcggtggctcacgcctgtaatcccagcactttgggaggccgaggcgggcggatcacaaggtcaagagtttgagaccagcctggccaacatggtgaaaccccgtctctactaagaatacaaaaattagccgggcgtgatggcacgtgcctgtaagctactcgcgaggctgaggcaggagaatccttgaacccgggaggcagaggttgcagtgagccgagatcacagccactgcactccagcctgggcaacagagcaagactccgtctcgaaggaaaaaaaaaaaaaaagaaaaaatgatgttGATGGTGATAGCAAATATGTAGTGTTTTCTGTGTCAAGTTTTGGTGTGTATTAActcttaatcttcacaataatcttATTagttagatactattattatcccctttTACAAGCGAGGACGCTGATGCACATGGATTTGAAAACTTACCCAAGGTTACTTAGCCAGTAAGTGATGGAGTCAAGATTTAGGATTCAAATCTAGATGTTTTGGTTTCAGAGCACTTGCCCAATCCTGCCTTTCTAAAATAAGACAGACAAATGGTGTCAGACAAGTGCCACATTCTAGATTTAATCAAGGCACAGGGAAGACAGATGTTGATCCTGCCTGAAGGTTTTAGGGAAGGTTCCTGGAGCACCCTGCTCTTCAGGGCCACCCATCACCTGGCCCTCCATCCCTTTCTGGGACTCTTTGGAGCCCTTTCTCCCACACAGTGGCAGGCCATCTCCCTGACCGTCATCGAGAAGGTTCAGATTGCTGCCATAGTCCTGGGCTCGCTTTTCCTGGTTGCCAGCATCTCCTGGCTCATCTGGTCCTCACTCAGCCCTTCAGCCAAGTGGCAACGACAGGATCTGCTCTTTCAGATCTGCTACGGCATGTATGGCTTCATGGATGTCGTCTGCATAGGTGAGGGCACCTCTCCTTTACCTGCTCTGTATCTTCCTCTTACACACCTAACTCCCCTGCCCATCCCCTCAGTTTCATGGCCTTATTTTCTGCCACTGGGGGCCTTTAGTGCTATCCTGGTGCCCCCTCAACCCACTTCCCTGCTTCTCCAGGGCCCTTTGCAACTGTATCTTCTCACTCTGAAGAAATGCTTGCTTAAGTACCTCTGGCCTAGAATTTAGGCCACAGTTAACCCTGGATTTCTTATCCCTATTGCTCAGGCCTCATCATCCATGAAGGCTCCTCTGTCTACCGCATCTTCAAGCGCTGGCAGGCAGTGAACCAGCAGTGGAAGGTCCTAAATTATGACAAGACCAAGGACATAGGAGGAGATGCAGGGGGAGGGACGGCAGGGAAGCCGGGCCCCAGGACCTCACGGACGGGCCCCACCTCTGGGGCCACCAGCCGCCCCCCAGCTGCCCAGCGCATACGGACGCTCTTGCCTCAGCGCTGCGGTTATACAATCTTGCACCTCCTTGGGCAGCTGCGGCCACCAGTTGCCCGTTCCAGCTCCCATTCTGGCCGAGAGGTTGTCATGAGGGTCACTACAGTCTGAACTGGACTCCAGGAGCAGGGATCTTGAGTCAATGCATCCGTCAGAGAAGAGCTTTCATGGCTTCTGGAGGTACCAGCTGGACAAGGTGTTTGGGGCATGCTGCCCCCGTCACCTGTGTGGGTGGCCTCAAGCTGGAGACATTGTCTGGCCTCACTGCCCACTGGGTAGAGACACCTGGATGACATTTCAGTACCCGCTGGCAGCTCCTCACACTCATCCAGAGACGGCCGGTGGGCAGGTGGGGAGAGCAGCTTTCCTTCCCTGGAGAGAACCGTCTTTACCTCAGCTCCTAGGG from Pongo pygmaeus isolate AG05252 chromosome 10, NHGRI_mPonPyg2-v2.0_pri, whole genome shotgun sequence harbors:
- the MARCHF9 gene encoding E3 ubiquitin-protein ligase MARCHF9, whose product is MESCEGGGHWFSFLGRDCTYLTPGRGAAGAARYRGPGAGSYGPIHLSSSTRVHTPLPWPLPFLHPPRAPTLAPAPGDTCSCRAGRGCAAAAPSPLPLPAPPLPPSFTRSPAPAPPAPPARHSGGVSAAAAAGRSRHLPLPSARAEPSLIPEPEGDWNRENGDGGRPRRRRTRARNPGGPARSGPRPAGCGTLSPPPRPLPWPWPPTPPPPGRQPARSRKHRSPGGGSSERLSQAPKTPARLGSVERAPFLALSSPLPPPLASPPCTPPPAPGVRTMLKSRLRMFLNELKLLVLTGGGRPRAEPQPRGGGGGGCGWAPFAGCSTRDGDGDEEEYYGSEPRARGLAGDKETRAGPLPPPAPPLPPPGALDALSLSSSLDSGLRTPQCRICFQGPEQGELLSPCRCDGSVRCTHQPCLIRWISERGSWSCELCYFKYQVLAISTKNPLQWQAISLTVIEKVQIAAIVLGSLFLVASISWLIWSSLSPSAKWQRQDLLFQICYGMYGFMDVVCIGLIIHEGSSVYRIFKRWQAVNQQWKVLNYDKTKDIGGDAGGGTAGKPGPRTSRTGPTSGATSRPPAAQRIRTLLPQRCGYTILHLLGQLRPPVARSSSHSGREVVMRVTTV